AAAGAGATCGGTTGCAAGTTATTTAGAGCTCATTAAATGTTTGTTACAAATGAGTTAAAATTGTATCCAAATGGAATCAACGTATATGTAATACTATAGTATCAGGGGAGTCAATCATGAAAAAAATATTGATATATGCCTCCGCGTTTATTGGAGGAATTATAGCCACTCTTTTTGCATTACTCGTCTATTCGGTATCGTTTACCCAAAATGCTGTTATTCAAGATGTTACAAAGCAATACTATCATGCAAGCAGGCTTGTTATTTTTGGTAATATGGCAATAGGTTTTATAAGCGATAGCTCTGTACAAAATAAGAATCTAGAAAACCTGCCACACATGCTTAAAGTTATTCCAACAGGAACTATCGCCCAAATTTATCTTAATCCGTTTGAACGCATTTATGTACCACCGCAGTATCTAGGAGTGTATCGTATCAACGCTTCAGGACATGAAGGGTTTTTGGTGCTTCAAGTTAAGGATGGTGTATTGTATGGTTCAGTGCGCTTCCCAAACTGGGCTAATGGTGTGTGGGAACCATTGAAAGGCGTAACAATAAAAAACAATACGTTACAATTTACTCGTTCGGTTACAACTGAACAGGAAAGAATAAAAACAGGTGCTCGTGAGTATTTTACCCAGTATTATGTTGGCACATATAAAGAAAATGGAAATAAATTGATTGGGTTTTACAAATCCCGTGGGGCAAAATATTTATTTGAAGCGTATAGAAAAAAATAACTACTGTTGAGCTAACACTACGCAATTGCGGCCACGTTCTTTTGCTCTATAAAGGGCTTCATCAGCTTTAGCCCGTATTATATCTTTGTCAAATGTGGGAAAAGCAGCAATGCCCATGCTTAACGATAGCGTTAAATTTGTTATACCAAGCTTACCTGAGTCAATTGCATTGACTTTATTGCGTGCAATCTCTGCAAACCTGTATGCACTTTGGACATCATTTCCATCAAAAATTACTGCAAACTCATCGCCCCCGTAGCGGCACACTGCATCAACATCTCTGAATGTAGCTTTTAGTACCTCAACTATCGCTAGAATTGCCTTATCGCCAACTTCGTGACTATATTCTTCATTTATTTTTCTAAAGTAATCTAAATCTACCATGATAAGGCAAAACGGTTTTTCCTGAGTTATCTTCAGTAAGATGGTGTCCTCAAAATAACTGCGATTATACACACCAGTGAACTCATCAATAATTGAACGCTTGCGTGCTGCTTCGCCCCACTGGATCATCTCGGTTAGGAATGAACCTGTCTTTAAAAGCCGCTGTGAAATAACAGTGAGCATGTCATACATAATCTTAATTGCTATAGAAGGGTGGCTGTTGATAATAGTAAAAAAATCAGAAGCTGTCAATGATAATAGTGTGCAATCTGTCTGTGCAATGCAGGTAGCTGATCGAACATCATTTTCAAATATTGCCATATCCCCAAAGAAATCACCTGTAGTAAAGTGTGCAACCTTGCGCATGGTGGCATCAGGCAGCTTTATAAAAGCAGCAACCTCTCCGCTTGCAACTATGAAAAGCTCGCTGCCATAGGTTCCCTCATCAAAGATGATGCTGTCTTTAGTAAAATCTTTTTGGGAAAAAAAAGGAACCAGTTGTAGAATCTCTTCAGCTGTCAGCTTTTTAAAAATAGTAACTTTTGCAAGCAGTGCATCAAGCCCCTTCACATGTCACCTTCCATTGCGGTTGAATTTCCACCGTTATGGTACACTGACCACATGCGCTGATATACGATGTCAATAAGCTGTTGGTTAAAAAAACCCCTACCGGTGCCAATGCTAACGGTGATTGATGGAATGAGTCCGCTGGTAATTGATGAAATATTAATTGACCAAATGGCGTTGTGTATTGTTTTTGCCAGTGATTGCATGTCCACATCAGGTGTAGTGGCAACAATAAATTCATCGCCCCTATACCGTATATGAATTGCATCGGGGCAAACTTTGCGTATTGTCTGTGCTAAGGCAATAAGTGTTGCATCACCAGCTTTATGTCCGCAGGTGTCATTTATTGCTTTAAATTTATCAGGCTTAATAACAGCAATGGTATATTCTTTGTTTTCTTTTGATAACTCATCGCAGTATTGTCGGTTGTAGAGGCCGGTAAGCCTGTCAGTGTAGATAGCTTTTTTAAGTTCGCTTACCCAACCATAGTTTTGTGAAATGAGTTTGTTGGTTTCACGTATTCTGAATGATATGTTCGATAGTAACCGGTAAATAATCTTTGCACCTATAGTATTGTATCGTATAACAAATTCTTCAAATGGAATTGATGGAAATAACAAAACACTGGCGGGTTCAAGTGCAACTGCTTGATTATTACCCAGCGTAATTCCACAGAGATTGAGCTCTCCAAAGCTTTCGTTAGGGAGATACCTGGCAATCAGCCGCCGTGAAGAACCATTTGCATATATAGCAATGCTGCCTGATGTCACAATACATAAAAGCCTAAAATCTTCATTGAAATTAAAAAGTTGATCATTCTCCTGAAGGTTTTTGTGTATACAGTAATTTTGTATTATGTGCAGTTCTGATTCATCCAGGGATGAAAATATTTGAACAGTTTTCAATATATCTTTAATATCCATTATATTCATTATCGAAATATTTTAAAATTATTGCATGTTTTAATATTACTGCATCATCCTTCCGGAGATATTAATATTCATGTTTTAGAGACAATTTTTCAAAATAGGATATGTAATGCAATAAAAAAATCATATGTGTTATGACCATAAAGACAAATGTTTTAATCTTACTGTTGTAGTTCTAAATCAGAGTGTACTCCTACCCCATTCATAGAAATTATTTAATAATCCTATAGTTTTTTACTTCAACACTTGTTTTGTTCTTGAAATAGTCCTGTCAGCAATGCATAAACACTCTATTCACTATCCAGCACATTGTCCATTACTTTTGTATGTCTTTTTACTTCGCGTATAACACGCTCTATCACATTGATTTCGTAGAGTCTTTCGGTGTTCTAGTGGATACGATAAATACCTAAAAAGATTATCCATATCATTAAGCAAACATTCTATGGCACCAAGAGCTATCGCCTTATACTCTTTATATAATATCTCAACATAGTGTTCCGCTTATAACCTCGTTTCACAATTCCATAAACGCTTCAAATTGTGCTTTTATTTCTGCCCTTAAGGTTTTAGGACATTTCTTTAAGTATATTTTCTGTCTTGTGCACTGTGCACCGTTAATCTTTTCGACATCCCTGGCAATGTAATCCCTGCTTGCTTAAAACTGCACTAAAATCTTGCGCACTGATATGCCATTGATATACAGTGAACTTATCAGCAATGCTATAGTGTCTATCTGCTGTTGCATACGAGTAAGTATCGCAAGTTTAAAGCCCCCTGCACGATTACGTGGAACCAGTATATGTGTAAGTGCTAATGTCCCTACTATTCCGTGCTTCAGATACCGATACCCATTACGGTATTCTTTTACTATCTTATTATCACCTGCCCGTAGCATTGCTTTTCTTATTGTATCACCTATAAACTCTTCAAACGCCTCCTCAATATATACTTCCAATGTTCTATGTACTATGGCTTTTATTGGATCCTCGTATTGCTGTACAATTTCTTCGTATCGGCGTGTGAAAAATTCTTTCTTGCAATTATCCTGCTCAGTTTTATACTTTGGTTGTAGGATTGTGCTCCTATAATAAATTTTTTGCTAAATTTTTTATTATCTGGTAGGAGTACAATGCTTCTTTCAAGCATCTTTTACACACTGTAATGGGCCAAGATTATTTCATTGGTTTATCAATATGAAAAAATTATTACAATACTGTCTTATAATAATGACAAGTGTTTTTATAATGTAGTGTGTTGGTTATATCCTTTCGCCACGATTACTGGTAATTGGCAAGCAGACAACAAATAAAATTTATGTGTCATTGGGATTTCATGCCAACTTCTACCATTCTTACAGGATAGATACCAATGATGAAGCAGGCTTTGGTAAAGATATTTTTGGTGTATATTCGCCATATGTACGAACTCAAGAGATGATGGTTTCGGCCGGCAACTTTAATCTTTATAATGAGCTTGGCATTAAAGGAGTTGTCCTGTATTACAGCTCTATACCATTTGATGCATTCCGAGTGTTTGTTGATGAGCTTTCACTTGAAGAAGCACACAATCCTCTTATATATAACAATCAATTAACAAAAGAAACAATGCTTGTAATACCTGCATACAATCACGCTGATCTTATTGAGAATATAAGTATCTACAACTGGGTACAGATGCTTCGCTACCAGCAGTTGCGTGGGAATATTCAAAAGGATGTGTTGATATGTATAAATAGCGATGCAGATGATTCATACTGGTATGGATATAATCTACCGCAGTATTTGAAGTGGGTGCCTAATACCGGAGGTTTATCACAACTCATCGATGATATAGCATCACTTGATTATGTAGAATTTACTACAATTAGTGAATATGTAAAACATCACAAACCACTCAAAGAGATTTCCTTTGGCCAGGATACTGCTTTTGGCAGTTTCAATGGCAATGTGTCATGGGCTGAGAAAAAATACTGCAGTGATTACTGGACTGCAGTTGAAAAAGACCGTAGTATACATCAATTAGTGAAATCGATGTATGCGTATCTGAAAAAAGATATTCCTGCTGATATGACAAAATCTCTGCAACAATCATTTGAAAAGCGTATGCGCCCGTTATCTACCACTAACTTTGGAGTGGCAACACCATTTTTAGCAAAAAACCGTGAACACGTTGTTGAGGATATAATGAGCGATCTGCATTTGCTCACAGCGCATGTTGTTGAGAGTATAAAGAAGATATGGAATTGCCAATGACATTGCAGCTTAAGATAATTTTTGATACGCTTGTTTCAAAATTGCGGTGGTAATAACACTGTAAATTCATTGGACAACAGACAGCATGAGTTTTCATTTATTTAATCTTTTCCCAACTCACTGGAGCTACCGCTACCTGGCCATGTGTAAGTGTTGCAACCCACTTCCATCCACAGGTGGTAATATACCACTGCCTTGTGGTTGGAACATACACCCATTCGGGAGCGTGCGCTTTGAGTTGCGCCACAATATTGTGAGTGCGTGTTTTACCTCTATAGACACCAAAATCGTATGGATTATCGGAATACAAAACAAGTGTGTCGTTGTAGCTTTCTTTATTAAGCCATACCTTGAAAAGCAACAGAAGCCCATGAATAAAAAGTGTATCGTTATTGTACGTAAATGACAGAAAGTAGCCGTCATTGTACTGTACTACAAACGGCGATTCCATAGATGCAAACGGTGAGTTGCGCTCGCTACCCCACGTGCTTGCAAGTGCAGTGCGTATGTATTGCCACTCAGTGAGATTAAACGATTGATATACATCAATCTGTGAAAAAAATTTTCCCCGCGCAGTAGTATACAATAGCCACTGATCACTTGCTACCTGCACTATCATGCAGTCGCGGAAAAATTTATTGTAGGGGGCTTTCATTATAACTCCATGATAATTCCATGTTATGCCATCTTTTGATGTTGCATGGTGCAATTTGTGGGGGCTCCAAAACATGTGGTACAGTGTGTTGTGCTTAATCACGTGAGGTGCCCACGCTAAGTCTCCTACATCTGCTACTGGTTTATCTTCCTGCATCAGTGCTGGGAAAGCTGTGCTTTTTCCTACTGCAAAATATTTTTCCGCATTTGGATCGCCATCTGTTTTTGAGGTTATACCTACAAGGCGCCAGTTAAAAGCAGCGTCTTGAAATATTGTGTGGTCATTCACGTAGTATCCATGTATGTGTGGTGTAAATATGGGGCGATAGTTATCGGTAATAACTGGCCTGTATATAGTGATAGGCTTTCGTTGAGGAAAAACTTCTGCAAACCCCAGCACCGATTGCTCCATAGTCTTTTTATTGACTTTTACTACTCTAAATATTCCTCCACCTCTGTATAAAAATGAGCCAAACTGTGTTGTGCCAAGGTTTTGCCAGCTATCTTTTTGCTTTATCTGTATAATATATTCTTCTTTTTCAGGATCAGCAATCCATCCTAAATGAATCCAGTTGTTGCCACTTATGGATTTGACTTTAAACTGTGCCTGCCTTTTCTGCACCAGTTCTTTTGTAATTGAACCATAAAAATCAGTTGATAGTGGTGCTTCCACGTAAATATATGTTACAATTTCGCCAATCACAAAAAGTATTAACAAAATTAATATTATGCGGCTAATAATTTTTATATATTTCATACTACACCCTCCAAAATAAAATTAATGTAAAATACCATTGTTATGAAGTACATGTACATTTGCAAAAGCAATAGCGTTAATGCTTGTGCTCATTGTCAAGATAGAAACACTCTACAATAGTGTAAATATAACCACATAATCACTGTTGTGAAATACAATTGCTTAGCACCATCCAGGTTAGTGATTTCTGTTGCACTGTCATAGAGAACCTCAGGCTGAAGATCTCATTGAAAACATAAGATTCCCCTTGGCGTAGTGTGATTACAATAAAAGCGCGTAATATGCCCATCTAACTTAACTGTACATCAAATTTGACTAAGGTAAGCTTTTATTCATGTACAAGTATGACTCTTTGATAAATTCTTTAAATAAGTTGTCACATAACGGGTTTTCTTCACGCATCATTTCAGGGTGAAACTGGGTGCCAACTATGAAAGTTTTTCCTGTGTGTTCTATGCCTTCAACTAATCCATCCTGTGAATGTGCAGTTATAATAAAACCCGGGGCTAATTGTTTTACTGCCTGGTGGTGGTATGAGTTTACTGTCATAACTTCTTTTCCAAAGATTGCAGCAAGACGACTATTCTTTTTAAATGAAATTTCATGATAACAGGGCAGCGCATGTGAATAGACAAAAAGATTAAGGCTTTTGCGGTGAATCACTTTTTGAGTGGGTCGAAATTGAGTAGGTATATCCTGATAAAGTGTGCCGCCATAGAATACATTGACTATTTGGCAACCTCGGCAAATCCCAAGTACTGGCATGTTGTGTTTTTTTGCATATTCAAGCACAAAAAATTCAAGCTCATCCAGTTTTTTGTCCACGCTTTCAAGATATGTGTATTCTTTTTCACCATACCGTGATGGGTGTACGTCAAAGCCACCGGGGATAATAAAAGCGTGCACTTTGGCACACTTTGCCTGTATTGCATCAGAGCTATCGGTTACAAAAATACGCATTATATTTGCTTTGTGGCTCTGTACAGCACTAGTATAATCTTTGTTTATATCTATTCCCCACTTCAATAAAGTTGTCTGGATGCTTCCGTATGTAATACCTATTGTTGGTGTGCCCTCAAACATACTCTCCTGGGTGCAAGAAATTTTGATTAGTAAAGTAAATATCAATAACAGTGTTTCTTTGCATTTCATTTCTTTTTACCATAGAATTTTCTTTGATTGTATGTGTAGATTATTATAATATAGTAAAACAATTTATTTCCATTATTTTTTTTAAAAATATTTTTTTAATTTTATTGTTTTATACTGCGCATATGTTTGTAAAAATAATGTTTATAAAAATAAAAAATAAGTGAACTTTTAACCGTTAATTTTGTAAATTATCAATTTTTTTGCTACAATAGTAGTATTTAAAAAAAATAAAATTGACTTTTTTTCTGTTAAACTTTGAGTGATGTACAAATTCACTTCATAATTTTTGAAGGGGGGAATAATGAAAAGTATAATTACCTGTTTGAGAGTTCCCGAATACGTGATTAATTTATTAAACTCAACCAATGTAACAGTAGCAAATACCATTGAGGATTTATTTGATCT
The Spirochaetota bacterium genome window above contains:
- a CDS encoding transposase, whose protein sequence is MVQQYEDPIKAIVHRTLEVYIEEAFEEFIGDTIRKAMLRAGDNKIVKEYRNGYRYLKHGIVGTLALTHILVPRNRAGGFKLAILTRMQQQIDTIALLISSLYINGISVRKILVQF
- a CDS encoding GGDEF domain-containing protein, whose translation is MDIKDILKTVQIFSSLDESELHIIQNYCIHKNLQENDQLFNFNEDFRLLCIVTSGSIAIYANGSSRRLIARYLPNESFGELNLCGITLGNNQAVALEPASVLLFPSIPFEEFVIRYNTIGAKIIYRLLSNISFRIRETNKLISQNYGWVSELKKAIYTDRLTGLYNRQYCDELSKENKEYTIAVIKPDKFKAINDTCGHKAGDATLIALAQTIRKVCPDAIHIRYRGDEFIVATTPDVDMQSLAKTIHNAIWSINISSITSGLIPSITVSIGTGRGFFNQQLIDIVYQRMWSVYHNGGNSTAMEGDM
- a CDS encoding gamma-glutamyl-gamma-aminobutyrate hydrolase family protein; translated protein: MFEGTPTIGITYGSIQTTLLKWGIDINKDYTSAVQSHKANIMRIFVTDSSDAIQAKCAKVHAFIIPGGFDVHPSRYGEKEYTYLESVDKKLDELEFFVLEYAKKHNMPVLGICRGCQIVNVFYGGTLYQDIPTQFRPTQKVIHRKSLNLFVYSHALPCYHEISFKKNSRLAAIFGKEVMTVNSYHHQAVKQLAPGFIITAHSQDGLVEGIEHTGKTFIVGTQFHPEMMREENPLCDNLFKEFIKESYLYMNKSLP
- a CDS encoding GGDEF domain-containing protein yields the protein MKGLDALLAKVTIFKKLTAEEILQLVPFFSQKDFTKDSIIFDEGTYGSELFIVASGEVAAFIKLPDATMRKVAHFTTGDFFGDMAIFENDVRSATCIAQTDCTLLSLTASDFFTIINSHPSIAIKIMYDMLTVISQRLLKTGSFLTEMIQWGEAARKRSIIDEFTGVYNRSYFEDTILLKITQEKPFCLIMVDLDYFRKINEEYSHEVGDKAILAIVEVLKATFRDVDAVCRYGGDEFAVIFDGNDVQSAYRFAEIARNKVNAIDSGKLGITNLTLSLSMGIAAFPTFDKDIIRAKADEALYRAKERGRNCVVLAQQ